Part of the Campylobacter suis genome, CATCTTGTAAATTTTCAGAGAGTATCACATTCATCATAGTGTTTAGTGTTTTGATGTTTGCACCAATAGGAATTTGCAAGTAAATATCAGCCTTTTTCGCCATATCTGTGCGCTTTGGATCAACTACGATCATTTTTGCGCCCCTTTCAAGTCCGCGTTGCATTTGCATGGCGATGATAGGGTGGCACTCGCTTGTGTTTGTGCCTATTAGCAAAAATACATCAGTATCGGTCGCAAACTCAACTAAGTCGTTCGTCATAGTTCCATTTCCAAGTGTGTTGGCAAGACCTGCCACTGTTGGAGCGTGTCAAAGACGAGCGCAATGATCTACATTGTTACTACCTTGTGCCCTAAAAAATTTCTGAAAGACATAGTTGTCTTCGTTGTTTGAGCGAGCAGAGCTAAAGCCCATAATGGCGTTACTGCCGTACTTCTCAACGGTAGTTTTAAATTTTTGCGCCACAAATTCATAAGCCTCGTCAAAGCTTACTTCCGTTAGTTCGCCGTGTTTGTCAAAAACACCATTTTTTTTGCGGATAAGTGGCTTGGTTAGGCGTTTTGGAGAATTTACAAACTCCCAGCCAAACATACCTTTAAGGCAAAGTTCGCCATCATTTACATGGTGGTTTTCAGTTGGTTTTGCCTCAACTATCCTGCCATTTTTTACGATAAGATCAATCCCACAGCCCGTTCCACAATACGGACAGGTGGTTTTTACCACGCTTTGCATTTTTATCCTTTCTGATTAAATTCAAAACAAATTATATCACTAATTAAATAAAATTAATTTTAAAATTACTAAAAAAATTTAAAATAATTTTAATAATATGCTTTTTTTGCATATTATTAAATAGCGAAAATATAGGCATTTAAAAAGAATTTTACAAAAAATAAAAAATTTAAAAATAAATTTTTTTATGATATTTTGCGAAATTTATAATATAAATTTCGCTAGTAATCTTAAAATACTAAAGTAGTTATTTTAATAAATTTTAAAATTTTTCAGATATAATTTTGGCTACCTTGAAAGGATACAATGAAAAAATCTCGTTTAGGACTACTTGAAACAAACATCGCATCGGTGCTAAGCTACGATGAGATCTCTAAATTTAGCCATGAGCGCTTGAGTAAGGGGAACACCATATATGCAGGCTTTTTAAAGATAGTTATATTTATAAGCGGCTCAGCAAAGCTCTGTTTTTTTGAAGATGGGGAGGAGTTTATCATCTATCATCTAAAAAAGGACAATATCACGATAGTTGATGAGAGTTGCGTGCTTGAGATCTTAGAAGATAGCGAGGTTTATACTATGGACGCTGATCAAATGGACTGGCTTTTTGAGAACGAGAGGTTTTGTAAATTTTATACAGAAACTCTTACAAATATCACTCTAGTTCAGCGTCAAATCATCAGATCCATCCTCTTTGAAAGCGCAAAGGGTCGTATAGCAAATTTCTTGATAGAGCTTTCAAATGAACAAAATTTAGTCCAAAATGGCTATCATTTTATATTCTTGCCATTTTCTGTAAAAGTGCTTTCAAGCTTCGTTGGGCTAAAGCGTCAAAGTGCCTCTACTGCGTTTAATGAGCTTATAAAAGATGGAGTGATAAAGCGCATATCGCCACATGAGTTTTTGATAATTGATTTTGAAAAACTTCAAAGCTATACAAATTAATTAAATTCCTTAAGCTTATAAAGTAAAAAACCCCAAGGCAAAAACTGCCATGGGGCTAAATTTATTAGAATGGGGAGTTGTAAAATTATGCCTCTTTTTTCATCTCGTATTGATTTGCTATAAATCCAACGAGACCTACGAAAAATAGACCGCCTACGATATTGCCAAGTGTTACTGGTACTAGGTTTTCAACTAAGAAATTTTTCCAGTTTAAAAGCTCTAGCTGCTCTACGCTAACACCGTGTAATAGATGTGAAAGTGCGTGCAAGTCGCCACCTACTGTTGCTAGATAGTGTCCTTTTGCTATGATGGCTTCTGTAATGATAAACATATTTGCCACGCAGTGCTCCATAGAGCAAGCCACAAACGCACCTATCATCCACA contains:
- a CDS encoding Crp/Fnr family transcriptional regulator → MKKSRLGLLETNIASVLSYDEISKFSHERLSKGNTIYAGFLKIVIFISGSAKLCFFEDGEEFIIYHLKKDNITIVDESCVLEILEDSEVYTMDADQMDWLFENERFCKFYTETLTNITLVQRQIIRSILFESAKGRIANFLIELSNEQNLVQNGYHFIFLPFSVKVLSSFVGLKRQSASTAFNELIKDGVIKRISPHEFLIIDFEKLQSYTN